agCTGTTCACTGATGAGATGTTGTTGCTTTGCAGAGTGTGGTGAAACTGATGCAGGGGCTGCTACAGTGCATGATGAGACAGGTACGTCAGCGCCGCacattcatttgtgtttgctcACAGTAACGTCACCTGGTGGCAGGAAATCCACTCAGCCAGTGTTCATGTTCTGAGAAACCAAAGCTTGTTATCTGGGGCATTTTGGTATTTAAACAAGTGTGATTCATGTGGACAGCTCAACCTGGTGTCTGGACACAGTCAGTTACTATCTGCACAGGCAGGTCAAACTATGTTGTtgatcagaaaaataaactaatgaTTATCGATATGTTTGTAAACTAGGAAAGAGGCTTCACTGTCTGCTGCTgggatatttatatatgtttagtGGAAATTTAACACCACTGAGTTCTCTGTTGGTATTTGCATTCATACGTTCATTTGCTTTCAGGTGGCCAAGGTGGAGAAGTTCAAACACACCCAGAGCACAAACGACTGCTTGCACGCCAAATACGACACGCCCACCTGTGCCACAGTGGTGGGGGATGACCAGTGGGGGCATCTGCAGGTGGATGCCACCTCCATTTACCTGCTGATGCTGGCTCAGATGACAGCGTCAGGTACAGCAGTGATGCAGAGCGGTGccctttctctgtgtttgtcttcttaGAGTAAATTATTTTTGTAGATCCTTTGGTATAAAGTTGGTATAGATTCCTTTCTGGCTACGCTACAGGCTCTCAAGAGGGACAATCTGAATATccaaaacatacatttattatGCAAGCGGCACTGAACATGAGTTggctgctgagtgtgtgtcgtTATTGTGCAGGTCTTCGTATCATCTCTAACCTGGATGAGGTGGCCTTCATCCAAAACTTGGTCTTCTACATAGAAGCTGCCTACAAAGTGGCGGTGAGTAAGATTTAGGTTTGGGGAAGGGTTTGCGAGAGAACAAGAGTTTGTGGATGAGAAAATGATCAGAGTGAAACATCACGCAACCAAATCTCAGTTGAATTGTGGGTAATATAGGTGCCATGGTTCTGTGGTACATGCTGCATCGATTTATATAAACTCTCCATCATGTATCTGACAGTGAATGTAGTGCAATGCTAAACGAATGGAGTACTCTTTTAAATGTGACGCTCAGAGCTACAGAGTTCAACGACTGGAGAATATGCTAAGAAATTAAGTAATTTCTTCCTCATGCAGGATTATGGGATGTGGGAGCGAGGTGACAAGACCAATCAGGGCATTCCCGAGCTCAATGGCAGCTCCGTAGGAATGGCTAAGGTACAGCAGAGTCCATTTGTTATTGTCAGCGTTCATTATTCACAGTACATTTAAGAAAAGTGCTGTGTAAAATGTCTATTGCTGCCTGGGGTTGGGGATGGGGGTGTTGCAGGCTGCTCTGGAAGCCATAGACGAGCTGGATCTCTTCGGCGCTCACGGAGGACCGAAGTCAGTCATCCATGTTTTGCCGGATGAAGTGGAACGTTGTCAGGTACCTCTGAATTTCCCTCAAGCCTTCTCAATATCCTCGACTGCTCATCTCCTTTTTATTCTGCTCAGCTTGTCGGTGTGATTTCCCTCAGTCCATCCTCTGCTCCATGCTGCCAAGAGCTTCCACTTCCAAGGAGATCGACGCTGGTCTTCTGTCGGTCATCTCCTACCCGGCTTTTGCCGTGGAGGACGCTGACCTGGTGGCCATCACCAAGTCAGAAATCATAAGCAAACTGCAGGTACAGTCTCAGATGGAGAATCAAATAATTGGTGGTGGACGACCATAGTAACAGTACACAACTCAGCATTTTACCATATAAAGTTCCTTGTATGTACAGTCAGTAGgcaattttcatatttaaaaattaaCAAATCACCTACTGCGTACAGTACATATCAGTCATAAATCGTGCGTTCTTTGGTATCATTGTCAGGGTCGGTTTGGCTGCTGCCGCTTCATCAGGGATGGATACCGTTGTCCTAAAGAGGTGAGATATTCTGACTATATGCTATAAACGCTCCACACTTAAAGTATCTAATGAGTGAGGATGTTTTCAGTGGATGTGATACACAAGGTGTTTGTAAGTGAACTGTGTGGAGTTTAATTTGAGCTGGAAGGTTTAAGTCCCGTGCTGTTGTGTCACTAGGATCCCACTCGGCTGCACTACGATCCTGCCGAGCTCAAACTGTTTGAGAACATCGAATGTGAATGGCCTGTTTTCTGGACGTACCTCATCCTGGACGGAATTTTTACCGGAGACCAAGTGCAGGTGATAAAATCAAGTGCAACCGTCCACATAATGTTTCTACTGTGTGCACACAAGTATGCAGACAACTTACTTGACTTGACTTGTACTTTTCACAGGTTCAGGAGTACCGGGAGGCCCTGGAGGGCATTCTGATCAGAGGGAAGAACGGCATCAAACTTGTGCCTGAACTTTATTCTGTACCAAGCGACAAGGTATCACATTTCCTCAGTGCAGCACCATAAAAATGAAGTAGCTCTAAGATATACTGTGTTTGATTTAGTTGTGTGTTCCTCAGAGATGCTGGAAGTCAGTTTACACCATAATTAAATGGCCAACAACATTTTACAACAGTTTTATATAATTTCACACAACAGCAGACAGCAAACTCCAACTTATTGTATCTCAAAGCAGTAAAGTTCCATATTCAGTGGacggttcacacacacaatgcaggtGTATTCCTCATCCGAAGTGAACGTCAGATAAAAAAGTCTTTGTCACAACTGAACCACTGTAGCTGTATAATCAAGCATTCAAAGAAGAATGAGAACATTGTCCCTCtgacaggtggaggaggagtgcaGCAATCCTCACTCGGTGGACAGAGTGGCCATGGGGCAGCTGCCGCACATGTGGGGACAGTCCCTCTACATCTTGAGTTCTCTTCTGGCTGAGGTATTCACACGGTACTCTTAGTGCACCACTTCAAATCTGCACAAGCACCTGTTTTAACTGTGACTCACAAATCAGGATAATGTGGATTTTATATTGTCAATGAGGAAAAAGGGCGTTAATATACGATGTTCTCAGTAAACAATGAAGCCCTACACACCGCAACTCTTACCGCAAAACCACTGCCATCGTGTTCCCCGTCATAATTCaccgtctctctgtctgtttctacAACAAGGGTTTTTTAGCACCAGGAGAGATAGACCCCCTcaacaggagattctccacaAACTTCAAGCCAGATGTTGTCGTGCAAGGTTAGTGATCGATGCATAGTTGTGTCAGAAGTTGGATTAAAATCAGATTTAGTTTCTACTTACCACTCAAGTTTTTTTATCCTATTAGAgatttgtgtgaaatgtggtcATATTTAGCTTGTAAATTATGGCCCAAAACATCTAaacgtttgtgccaaattggaagaaattccctcaaggtcttttcttgtctgtctttctctcagtTTGTGTTCTGGCCGAGTCGGACGAGATCCAGGAGCTGTTAAGTGATCACGGGATAACGGTCCAGACGATGTCAGAGGTTCTGCCCATCAGGGTCATGCCTGCTCGCATCCTGAGCCATGTCTATGTCAAACTGGGTAAATAAGCACAAAGCGCTCTTTTCCTTAGTCTATATGTTTGTGTCCGTAGTGACATCATGTGTCGTTATCACAGGAAACTGCAAGAAACTGGATTTGGGTGGGAGGCCCTACAGACACATCGGCGTTCTGGGAACATCCAAATTCTACGAGATCCGAAATTGCTTCTATATATTCACCCCCCAGGTAAAACTAGCATAATATGctcaaaatcaaatcaacaaaGCTATTAAGAAGGAGGCAGTGATGAATTCTAACCTTTAATACTttttggtttctctctctctgcctgttctGTTCTTCCTTGTTGTTCTCACCGTCCAGTTTCTGGATCAGCATCATTTCTACCTGGCACTGGACAACCAGATGATTGTGGAGATGTTACGAACAGAGCTGGCCTATCTCTCCTCTTGCTGGAGGATGACAGGACGACCCACGCTCACTTTCCCCATCACCCGCACTATGCTGGGTAAAGAGAATATCAACCAAAATGCTTAATGGGTCACAGGGGATTTTTTGTTGCAATACTTTGAATGACCACTGGGACAAGTTGGCAGCCAGGTTGAGTAGCAGTTTTGTATCCACCCATAGACAGTTTCTAAAAATAGTCGTAGACTCCAGATTTTGTTGTACAGATTTGGAACttagattttgttttaatggaatTGCTGATGTGTGAAACCTTCTGGCATTTAACTTTAAATGGCAGTGTGCGGTATCTGGGTATGAAGCTGTGATCATGAAGATACATACTGTATAATCCCATGTTTGTCAATTGATCTTTGTACACTGACAACTTCTTTACTGTTTATGTCCAGTTGAAGATGGGGATGCGATTGATCCGTGTATCCTAGCAACCCTCAGGAAACTACAGGATGGCTATTTTGCCGGAGCGAggtctgtctccatctgtaaCACAGAACATCACACAATTATATGCttttacatgtgtgttgtgGTAATTTTTGTGTGGATGTTACAACAGGGTGCAGATGTCCGACCTCTCCAGTTTCCAGACAACTTCCTTCCACACTCGCCTCAGCTTCCTGGATGAAGAGAACGATGACAGCTTACTCGAAGATGAAGACAAGGACGAGTATGGAGACGAATATGAAGAATATTACAAATGTGGGCCCTCAGgtagtgttaaagaaagtgtgttTCTTTCAGTCGTATTAGATTAGTTGAAGTTGAACTGTGTATAATTGtggtgtgtttgtatttaactCCAGAGGGCTCAGACGACATGTTTGAGCAGTACCTcacgcagctcctccacagcacCAACACCAAGAGCCATCTCCCTCCCATCCAGAGGGGCCAGCACCATGTCTTCAGTGCAGAACACACAACAAGAGACATCCTGTCTCTTATGGCCCAGGTCCAGGGCCTGAACTTACCCAGTGAGTCATCCTTTAAAAACTTGGATGCTAGTGCACATACCTGGGATGAGGTTCTGATATCAAAGCCACTGTATTTTAATACATTAAGg
This genomic stretch from Hippoglossus hippoglossus isolate fHipHip1 chromosome 3, fHipHip1.pri, whole genome shotgun sequence harbors:
- the phka2 gene encoding phosphorylase b kinase regulatory subunit alpha, liver isoform isoform X1 — translated: MRSRSNSGVRLDGYARLLQETILCHQNPVTGLLPASTQKKDAWVRDNVYSVLAVWGLGMAYRKNADRDEDKAKAYELEQSVVKLMQGLLQCMMRQVAKVEKFKHTQSTNDCLHAKYDTPTCATVVGDDQWGHLQVDATSIYLLMLAQMTASGLRIISNLDEVAFIQNLVFYIEAAYKVADYGMWERGDKTNQGIPELNGSSVGMAKAALEAIDELDLFGAHGGPKSVIHVLPDEVERCQSILCSMLPRASTSKEIDAGLLSVISYPAFAVEDADLVAITKSEIISKLQGRFGCCRFIRDGYRCPKEDPTRLHYDPAELKLFENIECEWPVFWTYLILDGIFTGDQVQVQEYREALEGILIRGKNGIKLVPELYSVPSDKVEEECSNPHSVDRVAMGQLPHMWGQSLYILSSLLAEGFLAPGEIDPLNRRFSTNFKPDVVVQVCVLAESDEIQELLSDHGITVQTMSEVLPIRVMPARILSHVYVKLGNCKKLDLGGRPYRHIGVLGTSKFYEIRNCFYIFTPQFLDQHHFYLALDNQMIVEMLRTELAYLSSCWRMTGRPTLTFPITRTMLVEDGDAIDPCILATLRKLQDGYFAGARVQMSDLSSFQTTSFHTRLSFLDEENDDSLLEDEDKDEYGDEYEEYYKCGPSEGSDDMFEQYLTQLLHSTNTKSHLPPIQRGQHHVFSAEHTTRDILSLMAQVQGLNLPKSTMYLPVAPFKSKHRRSLNLLVVPHSQHGSHAKQHKPHSVADLHLPRDSQGNTDFASLARQLKECPTLQDQADILYILYVMKGADWLVELSGPGQGGLSVRSLLEELYVQAGASKEWGLIRYISGILRKRVEVLAEACTDLISHHKQLTVGLPPEPRERVITVPLPPEELNTLIYEASGQDISVAVLTQEIMVYLAMYVRTQPALFGDMLRLRIGLIMQVMATELARSLHCSGEEASESLMSLSPFGMKNLLHHILSGKEFGVERSVRPIQSTATSPAISIHELGHTGATKTERTGIHKLKSDIKQIISGGLSLSSNVTSPRSTRCSSPSTPSGILSPVGPGPADGQLHWEERQGQWLRRRRLDGAINRVPVGFYQKVWTILQKCHGLSIDGYVLPSSTTREMTAGEIKFAVQVESVLNHVPQPEYRQLLVETLMVLGLVADVDVDSIGGIIYVDRILHLANDLFLNDQKSHSASDYFLEKDPATGICNFFYDSAPSGSFGTMTYLSKASITYVQDFLPSSSCLMQ
- the phka2 gene encoding phosphorylase b kinase regulatory subunit alpha, liver isoform isoform X2, which gives rise to MRSRSNSGVRLDGYARLLQETILCHQNPVTGLLPASTQKKDAWVRDNVYSVLAVWGLGMAYRKNADRDEDKAKAYELEQSVVKLMQGLLQCMMRQVAKVEKFKHTQSTNDCLHAKYDTPTCATVVGDDQWGHLQVDATSIYLLMLAQMTASGLRIISNLDEVAFIQNLVFYIEAAYKVADYGMWERGDKTNQGIPELNGSSVGMAKAALEAIDELDLFGAHGGPKSVIHVLPDEVERCQSILCSMLPRASTSKEIDAGLLSVISYPAFAVEDADLVAITKSEIISKLQGRFGCCRFIRDGYRCPKEDPTRLHYDPAELKLFENIECEWPVFWTYLILDGIFTGDQVQVQEYREALEGILIRGKNGIKLVPELYSVPSDKVEEECSNPHSVDRVAMGQLPHMWGQSLYILSSLLAEGFLAPGEIDPLNRRFSTNFKPDVVVQVCVLAESDEIQELLSDHGITVQTMSEVLPIRVMPARILSHVYVKLGNCKKLDLGGRPYRHIGVLGTSKFYEIRNCFYIFTPQFLDQHHFYLALDNQMIVEMLRTELAYLSSCWRMTGRPTLTFPITRTMLVEDGDAIDPCILATLRKLQDGYFAGARVQMSDLSSFQTTSFHTRLSFLDEENDDSLLEDEDKDEYGDEYEEYYKCGPSEGSDDMFEQYLTQLLHSTNTKSHLPPIQRGQHHVFSAEHTTRDILSLMAQVQGLNLPKSTMYLPVAPFKSKHRRSLNLLVVPHSQHGSHAKQHKPHSVADLHLPRDSQGNTDFASLARQLKECPTLQDQADILYILYVMKGADWLVELSGPGQGGLSVRSLLEELYVQAGASKEWGLIRYISGILRKRVEVLAEACTDLISHHKQLTVGLPPEPRERVITVPLPPEELNTLIYEASGQDISVAVLTQEIMVYLAMYVRTQPALFGDMLRLRIGLIMQVMATELARSLHCSGEEASESLMSLSPFGMKNLLHHILSGKEFGVERSVRPIQSTATSPAISIHELGHTGATKTERTGIHKLKSDIKQLDDSRPLSRCSSPSTPSGILSPVGPGPADGQLHWEERQGQWLRRRRLDGAINRVPVGFYQKVWTILQKCHGLSIDGYVLPSSTTREMTAGEIKFAVQVESVLNHVPQPEYRQLLVETLMVLGLVADVDVDSIGGIIYVDRILHLANDLFLNDQKSHSASDYFLEKDPATGICNFFYDSAPSGSFGTMTYLSKASITYVQDFLPSSSCLMQ
- the phka2 gene encoding phosphorylase b kinase regulatory subunit alpha, liver isoform isoform X3 gives rise to the protein MRSRSNSGVRLDGYARLLQETILCHQNPVTGLLPASTQKKDAWVRDNVYSVLAVWGLGMAYRKNADRDEDKAKAYELEQSVVKLMQGLLQCMMRQVAKVEKFKHTQSTNDCLHAKYDTPTCATVVGDDQWGHLQVDATSIYLLMLAQMTASGLRIISNLDEVAFIQNLVFYIEAAYKVADYGMWERGDKTNQGIPELNGSSVGMAKAALEAIDELDLFGAHGGPKSVIHVLPDEVERCQSILCSMLPRASTSKEIDAGLLSVISYPAFAVEDADLVAITKSEIISKLQGRFGCCRFIRDGYRCPKEDPTRLHYDPAELKLFENIECEWPVFWTYLILDGIFTGDQVQVQEYREALEGILIRGKNGIKLVPELYSVPSDKVEEECSNPHSVDRVAMGQLPHMWGQSLYILSSLLAEGFLAPGEIDPLNRRFSTNFKPDVVVQVCVLAESDEIQELLSDHGITVQTMSEVLPIRVMPARILSHVYVKLGNCKKLDLGGRPYRHIGVLGTSKFYEIRNCFYIFTPQFLDQHHFYLALDNQMIVEMLRTELAYLSSCWRMTGRPTLTFPITRTMLVEDGDAIDPCILATLRKLQDGYFAGARVQMSDLSSFQTTSFHTRLSFLDEENDDSLLEDEDKDEYGDEYEEYYKCGPSEGSDDMFEQYLTQLLHSTNTKSHLPPIQRGQHHVFSAEHTTRDILSLMAQVQGLNLPKSTMYLPVAPFKSKHRRSLNLLVVPHSQHGSHAKQHKPHSVADLHLPRDSQGNTDFASLARQLKECPTLQDQADILYILYVMKGADWLVELSGPGQGGLSVRSLLEELYVQAGASKEWGLIRYISGILRKRVEVLAEACTDLISHHKQLTVGLPPEPRERVITVPLPPEELNTLIYEASGQDISVAVLTQEIMVYLAMYVRTQPALFGDMLRLRIGLIMQVMATELARSLHCSGEEASESLMSLSPFGMKNLLHHILSGKEFGVERSVRPIQSTATSPAISIHELGHTGATKTERTGIHKLKSDIKQRCSSPSTPSGILSPVGPGPADGQLHWEERQGQWLRRRRLDGAINRVPVGFYQKVWTILQKCHGLSIDGYVLPSSTTREMTAGEIKFAVQVESVLNHVPQPEYRQLLVETLMVLGLVADVDVDSIGGIIYVDRILHLANDLFLNDQKSHSASDYFLEKDPATGICNFFYDSAPSGSFGTMTYLSKASITYVQDFLPSSSCLMQ